In a single window of the bacterium genome:
- a CDS encoding sugar ABC transporter permease, giving the protein MKSLRRAAYFFLAPALLPIFLFFFVPALAAFVLSFTDFDIYALGNFQYVRFVGLKNYFQLLQDPLFWKATANTFYYVLIGGPLAIAASLGTALLLHAKVIRFKGFFRTVYFAPVVTTLVAVAVVWRFLYHPRFGLLNYVLGFFGIDPIDWLGDPNWAMPAIILMSMWKNFGYNMIIFIAGLQSIPEQLYEAARMDGANARQQFTSITLPMLMPTTVFVSIIAMIGNFQLFTEPYVMTQGGPVNSTLSLVLLMYQQGFRWWNLGYSAAIAFVLFGIILAGSLLQTWLQKRREA; this is encoded by the coding sequence ATGAAGAGCCTGCGGCGCGCGGCCTACTTCTTTCTCGCGCCCGCGCTGCTTCCGATTTTTCTATTCTTCTTCGTGCCGGCGCTCGCCGCGTTCGTGCTGAGCTTCACCGATTTTGATATCTATGCGCTCGGCAATTTTCAGTACGTGCGCTTCGTGGGCTTGAAAAACTATTTCCAGCTTCTGCAGGACCCGCTGTTTTGGAAGGCCACGGCCAACACGTTCTATTATGTGTTGATCGGCGGGCCGCTCGCCATTGCCGCTTCCTTGGGAACCGCGCTGCTGCTCCATGCCAAGGTCATCCGCTTCAAGGGCTTTTTCCGCACGGTTTATTTTGCGCCGGTGGTCACCACGCTGGTGGCGGTGGCCGTGGTGTGGCGGTTTCTCTATCATCCCCGTTTTGGTTTGTTGAATTACGTGCTCGGCTTTTTCGGGATCGACCCGATCGACTGGCTCGGCGATCCGAACTGGGCCATGCCCGCGATCATTCTCATGTCGATGTGGAAGAACTTCGGCTACAACATGATCATCTTCATCGCCGGACTGCAAAGCATTCCCGAGCAGCTCTACGAAGCCGCGCGCATGGACGGCGCCAATGCCCGGCAGCAGTTCACCAGCATCACCCTGCCGATGCTGATGCCCACGACTGTCTTCGTGAGCATCATCGCGATGATCGGCAACTTCCAGTTGTTCACCGAGCCCTACGTGATGACGCAGGGCGGACCGGTCAACAGCACGCTGAGCCTGGTCTTGTTGATGTACCAGCAGGGCTTTCGCTGGTGGAATCTGGGATATTCCGCGGCGATCGCCTTTGTGTTGTTCGGCATCATTCTCGCCGGTTCGTTGTTGCAAACGTGGCTGCAGAAACGCAGGGAGGCCTGA
- a CDS encoding carbohydrate ABC transporter permease → MQRLGKILILTLAIVVALATLAPALWMVSASCMAPGEASTFPPRLLPGDPTLEHYVTLFTRLRLLRYFGNSLILSVSITLISLFFNSMAGYAFAKYRFPGRDRLFRFLVAEMVIPAQVTTLPLFLMLNKMGLINTYFGVMVAGMATIYGIFLIRQFALAIPDSFIEAARMDGSSDFRIYWSVILPLCKPILITLAIFTFMGTWNDFLWPLIVLTDDAMYTLPVALANLTGEHVQDTELMMAGAVITVLPVMLVFIALQKYYISGIMAAGLKE, encoded by the coding sequence ATGCAACGCCTCGGCAAAATTCTGATTCTCACCCTGGCCATTGTGGTGGCGCTGGCCACGCTGGCACCGGCATTGTGGATGGTCTCGGCCTCCTGCATGGCACCGGGCGAGGCCAGCACTTTTCCGCCGCGGCTTTTGCCCGGCGATCCGACCCTCGAGCATTATGTCACCCTGTTTACCCGGCTGCGGCTGCTGCGCTATTTCGGCAACAGCCTGATTCTGAGCGTGAGCATCACGCTGATTTCGCTGTTTTTCAATTCCATGGCCGGTTATGCGTTTGCGAAATACCGTTTTCCCGGCCGCGACCGCTTGTTCCGCTTTTTGGTGGCGGAGATGGTGATCCCGGCGCAGGTGACCACCCTGCCGCTGTTTCTCATGTTGAACAAAATGGGGCTGATCAACACCTACTTCGGCGTGATGGTGGCGGGCATGGCCACCATCTACGGCATCTTCCTGATCCGTCAGTTCGCGCTTGCCATCCCCGACAGTTTCATCGAAGCCGCGCGCATGGACGGCTCGAGCGATTTTCGCATTTATTGGTCCGTCATCCTGCCTCTCTGCAAACCCATTCTCATTACCCTCGCGATTTTCACCTTTATGGGAACCTGGAACGACTTCCTCTGGCCGCTCATTGTCTTGACGGACGACGCAATGTACACGCTGCCGGTGGCGCTTGCCAACCTCACCGGCGAACACGTGCAGGACACCGAATTGATGATGGCAGGCGCGGTGATCACCGTGCTGCCGGTCATGCTCGTTTTCATTGCATTGCAGAAATACTACATCAGCGGCATCATGGCGGCCGGCCTGAAAGAGTGA
- a CDS encoding sigma-54 dependent transcriptional regulator: MQEKSILIVDDEESVRDSLERVLRKAGYFTRSAGSGEEALTLMAAAAADLVLTDLRMPDGDGISLLKSLRKKFPDVEVIVLTGYGTIETAVEAIKEGAYDFITKPPKKAVILSTVERAIERQNLAQENKYLKAQLGRGEFFEEIIGKSQPFNLVMQMVERVAPLISTVLITGESGTGKELIARAIHRKSPRAKNRFIPVNSAAIPENLIESELFGHVKGAFTGAMRDKQGLFKVADGGTLFLDEISSVPLNLQVKLLRAIEQKEILAVGSTRPEIIDVRIIAATNKDLVEEVTLGNFREDLYYRLNVVGINIPPLRERLDDIPELVNHFIKVYNAQLSKQIRGADEAVLNAFKTYEWKGNVRELENVVERAMIMCDSDLLQLSHFPPMFLIKTPSEEVEGGLKGSVRKFERDAIFKALQAAGQDKSKAAGLLGMSLSTLYRKMAELGIPSKE; encoded by the coding sequence GTGCAGGAAAAATCCATTCTCATTGTGGACGACGAAGAAAGCGTGAGGGACTCGCTCGAGCGGGTGCTGCGCAAGGCGGGCTACTTCACGCGCAGCGCCGGCTCCGGCGAGGAGGCGCTGACGCTCATGGCTGCCGCCGCCGCCGACCTCGTCCTGACCGATTTGCGCATGCCGGACGGTGACGGCATCAGCCTGCTCAAGAGCCTCAGGAAGAAATTCCCGGACGTCGAAGTCATCGTGCTGACCGGCTACGGCACCATCGAGACCGCGGTGGAGGCGATCAAGGAAGGAGCCTATGATTTCATCACCAAGCCGCCGAAAAAAGCGGTGATCCTGAGCACGGTGGAGCGCGCCATCGAGCGCCAGAATCTCGCCCAGGAAAACAAGTATCTCAAGGCGCAACTGGGCCGCGGCGAATTCTTCGAGGAAATCATCGGCAAGAGCCAGCCTTTCAACCTGGTCATGCAGATGGTCGAACGCGTCGCGCCGTTGATTTCCACGGTGTTGATCACCGGGGAAAGCGGCACCGGCAAGGAGCTAATTGCACGCGCCATTCACCGCAAAAGCCCGCGTGCCAAGAACCGCTTCATTCCGGTCAACAGCGCGGCCATCCCCGAAAACCTGATCGAAAGCGAGCTCTTCGGCCACGTCAAGGGCGCGTTCACCGGCGCGATGCGCGACAAGCAGGGCCTGTTCAAAGTGGCGGACGGCGGCACGCTTTTTCTCGACGAGATTTCGAGCGTGCCGCTCAACCTGCAGGTCAAGCTGCTGCGCGCCATCGAGCAGAAAGAAATCCTCGCCGTGGGCAGCACGCGGCCGGAGATCATCGACGTTCGCATCATTGCCGCCACCAACAAGGACCTGGTGGAGGAGGTGACGCTGGGCAACTTCCGCGAGGATTTGTACTACCGCCTAAACGTCGTTGGTATCAACATCCCGCCCTTGCGCGAACGGCTGGACGACATCCCCGAGCTGGTCAATCACTTCATCAAAGTCTACAATGCGCAATTGAGCAAACAGATTCGTGGCGCCGACGAGGCGGTGTTGAATGCCTTCAAAACCTATGAGTGGAAGGGCAACGTCCGCGAGCTGGAAAACGTCGTCGAACGCGCCATGATCATGTGCGACAGTGACCTGCTGCAGCTTTCCCACTTTCCGCCGATGTTTCTGATCAAAACCCCCTCCGAGGAGGTCGAAGGCGGTTTGAAAGGCTCGGTACGGAAATTCGAGCGCGATGCCATTTTCAAGGCGCTGCAGGCGGCCGGGCAGGACAAGAGCAAGGCCGCCGGTCTGCTGGGCATGAGCCTTTCCACGCTTTATCGCAAGATGGCGGAACTGGGTATTCCCAGCAAAGAATGA
- a CDS encoding glycoside hydrolase family 3 C-terminal domain-containing protein produces the protein MSNSIRFRWLIAALVLVLSFSGRAWAQQIVPPAADGRIESLLATMTLEEKLGQLNQLSGPWRNELTAEQKAMIKKGELGSLLNVVGAEATRRAQEIATKESRLRIPLIFGLDVIHGFRTTFPIPLAEASTWDVAAVERAARLSALEATAAGIHWTFAPMVDIARDPRWGRIAEGSGEDPHLGAAMAVARVRGFQGPDLKAPDALLACAKHFAAYGGAEGGRDYNTVDLSERTLREVYLRPFQAAVAAGAGTLMSSFNEIGGVPSTANHWLLTQVLRQEWNFNGFVVSDWNSIGELQPHGVAANRAAAGALALQAGVDMDMESRIYLQDLAPLVRQKQIPEELVNQAVRRVLQAKQRLGLFDDPFRRTDKEREQATLLHPQHLAFARELAQQAIVLLKNEKNLLPLRKEVGTLAVLGPLADNRSAPLGPWHCDGKPEDVVTVLQGIKASVAPGTKVLHARGCPVDSNDTTGFAEARRLALQAEAVILVVGENEHMSGEAASRAYLGLPGVQEDFVRTIHATGKPVIVVLMNGRPLALPWIAEHVPALVESWFLGIQHGHAVADVLFGAVNPSGKLPVTFPRSEGQIALYYNFKQTGRPAAQDKFTSKYLDLAGTPLFPFGFGLSYTTFSYSNLRLSAGRIRMQDSLRVSVEVKNTGSRSGAEIVQLYVRDEFGSVTRPVKELKDFRRLALAAGESKTVEFVLHPAQLAFYKLDMKWAPEPGTFKVFAGKNSVEVLEARFELVE, from the coding sequence ATGTCGAATTCAATCCGGTTCCGCTGGTTGATTGCAGCCCTCGTGCTCGTCCTGAGTTTCAGCGGCCGGGCTTGGGCGCAGCAGATTGTACCGCCCGCCGCCGATGGCCGAATCGAATCGTTGTTGGCGACCATGACCCTCGAGGAAAAGCTCGGACAACTGAATCAACTCTCCGGCCCGTGGCGCAACGAGCTGACCGCCGAACAGAAGGCGATGATCAAGAAAGGTGAACTCGGCTCGTTGTTGAATGTCGTCGGCGCGGAGGCGACGCGCCGGGCGCAGGAGATCGCCACGAAAGAATCGCGGCTGCGTATTCCGCTCATCTTCGGTTTGGATGTCATTCACGGCTTTCGCACCACTTTTCCGATTCCGCTCGCGGAAGCCAGCACCTGGGACGTGGCGGCGGTCGAGCGCGCTGCCCGCCTCAGCGCGCTCGAAGCCACGGCCGCCGGCATTCATTGGACTTTCGCGCCCATGGTTGACATCGCGCGTGACCCGCGCTGGGGCCGCATCGCCGAAGGTTCCGGCGAAGATCCTCATCTCGGCGCGGCCATGGCAGTGGCGCGTGTACGCGGCTTTCAGGGTCCGGACTTGAAAGCGCCGGACGCGCTGCTGGCCTGCGCCAAGCATTTTGCCGCTTATGGCGGCGCCGAAGGCGGGCGCGATTACAACACGGTCGACCTGTCCGAGCGCACGCTGCGCGAAGTCTATCTGCGGCCGTTTCAAGCCGCGGTGGCTGCCGGCGCCGGCACGCTGATGTCTTCCTTCAATGAAATTGGCGGCGTGCCCAGCACGGCCAATCACTGGCTGCTCACCCAAGTCCTGCGCCAGGAATGGAACTTCAACGGCTTTGTCGTGAGTGATTGGAATTCGATCGGCGAGTTGCAGCCGCACGGTGTCGCCGCCAATCGCGCTGCGGCGGGTGCACTGGCCCTGCAGGCCGGGGTGGACATGGACATGGAAAGCCGCATCTACTTGCAGGACCTGGCGCCGCTGGTGCGGCAAAAGCAAATCCCGGAAGAACTCGTCAATCAAGCCGTTCGCCGCGTGCTACAGGCCAAGCAGAGGCTGGGATTGTTCGACGATCCTTTCCGCCGCACCGACAAAGAGCGTGAGCAAGCCACGCTGCTGCATCCCCAGCACCTTGCGTTTGCCCGCGAGCTCGCGCAACAAGCCATCGTGCTGCTGAAAAATGAAAAGAATCTCCTGCCGTTGCGCAAGGAGGTGGGCACGCTGGCGGTGTTGGGACCGCTGGCCGACAATCGCTCCGCTCCGCTGGGGCCCTGGCATTGCGACGGCAAACCGGAAGACGTGGTCACGGTTTTGCAGGGGATCAAAGCCTCTGTTGCGCCGGGCACCAAAGTGCTGCATGCGCGCGGCTGCCCGGTGGACAGCAACGACACCACCGGCTTTGCCGAAGCCCGCCGCCTGGCGCTGCAAGCCGAGGCCGTGATTCTCGTGGTCGGTGAAAATGAACACATGAGCGGTGAGGCTGCCAGCCGCGCGTATCTGGGACTGCCGGGCGTGCAGGAGGACTTTGTGCGGACGATTCACGCCACCGGCAAGCCGGTAATCGTCGTGTTGATGAACGGCCGGCCGTTGGCATTGCCGTGGATCGCGGAACATGTTCCCGCGCTGGTGGAATCTTGGTTCCTCGGCATTCAACACGGCCATGCCGTAGCGGATGTGCTGTTCGGCGCGGTCAATCCCAGCGGCAAACTGCCGGTCACGTTTCCGCGCAGCGAGGGACAGATCGCGCTGTACTACAATTTCAAACAAACCGGACGGCCGGCCGCGCAGGACAAATTCACTTCGAAGTATCTCGACCTCGCCGGCACGCCGCTCTTCCCCTTCGGCTTCGGTTTGAGCTATACCACTTTCAGCTACAGCAACCTGCGCTTGAGCGCGGGCAGGATCCGCATGCAGGATTCCCTGCGCGTGTCGGTCGAGGTCAAGAACACCGGCAGCCGCAGCGGCGCAGAGATCGTGCAGCTCTACGTGCGCGACGAGTTCGGCAGCGTGACCCGGCCGGTGAAAGAGCTCAAAGATTTCCGCCGCCTCGCGCTGGCCGCCGGCGAGAGCAAGACCGTGGAATTCGTGTTGCATCCCGCGCAACTGGCTTTCTACAAGCTCGACATGAAATGGGCGCCGGAGCCGGGAACGTTCAAGGTCTTCGCCGGCAAGAACTCCGTCGAAGTATTGGAGGCGCGTTTTGAGTTGGTGGAATAA
- a CDS encoding discoidin domain-containing protein, with product MKRQIGVLMLAVLMMGEHSQAQPRLLDDFENLAGWQVIVSDGVAGKIASVPGHTGKALALEFEFQAGSGYAIAQKRMPLTLPENYKFSFYLRGETPVNNFEFKLLDSLDNVYWIKQLNLDYPREWKKRTIKKRHITFAWGPAGGGLPKRIDRVEFVISAGAGGKGRICVDDFKFEPIDDAAQPAGPPLVRASSSISTSPPQISADGNLIHDWISAGVREHEQLTVDFQKVREIGGLVIYWDSSKFATAYDVELSDDGKEWTTAYAVRNGTGKKDHLYLPEAEARFLRLQLKKSNEGRGYGLLRLEVKGAEFSASPNAFFTAIATAPDMRRGYFPRIFLQEQTYWTVVGASGDTKEALLSETGSLEVDKAGFSLEPFLYVDGRLHTWNEMTRSQTLEQNYLPIPSVHWEGEKLQLTITALAAGEAGAALLVARYQLHNKSSAAVPGKLFIALRPFQVLPPWQELNLVGGVARLDSLRYAGGIVHVQPRKRVFPLPPPTGFGAAEFDQGDITEYLQNGVLPASSAIGDHTGFASGALQYDFTLAPGEVKEVALVVPFHEGVASEDWKIEELLQQTREFWQAKLDNLTIRLPGAVQELVNTFKSQIAYILINRDGPAIQPGSRTYERAWIRDGSLTSTALLQTGHAAEVREYLDWYAPHQYPSGKVPCVVDSRGADPVPEHDSHGQLIYAVMEYYRFTHDREWLRGKFPHVIKAVRYIQELRRERMTEPYRTGTPEQRACFGLVPESISHEGYSAKPMHSYWDDFFVLRGLKDAAAMATVLGEQELAREFAAERDDFRTCLYNSMRLAMANKNIDYIPGCVELGDFDATSTTVGVSPVNELGNIPEPQLRQTFDKYFQFFEQRRRNEIDWSNYTPYEHRLTGTFIHLYERERAHALLDFFMADRRPPGWNHWAEVVWRDPDTPKMIGDMPHTWVGSDFMRSLRSLFVFEREQDEALVIGEGIREEWVRDPAGVAVENLPTHYGPLNCRMQMQDGRVIVDLTGDLRLPPGKLVVRSPLAAELKGVQVNGKKLESFTSKRIFLHTFPARLILRYAKGKSGS from the coding sequence AACAATTTCGAATTCAAGCTGCTCGATTCATTGGACAACGTCTATTGGATCAAGCAGCTCAATCTCGACTATCCGCGCGAGTGGAAAAAGCGCACGATCAAAAAACGTCACATTACTTTTGCGTGGGGGCCTGCCGGCGGCGGCCTGCCGAAGCGAATCGACCGCGTCGAGTTCGTGATTTCAGCCGGCGCCGGTGGCAAGGGCCGGATTTGTGTCGATGATTTCAAATTCGAGCCGATTGATGACGCCGCCCAACCCGCCGGCCCGCCGCTCGTGCGTGCCTCCTCCTCCATCTCTACCAGTCCGCCGCAGATTTCTGCCGACGGCAACCTCATCCACGATTGGATCAGCGCGGGCGTACGCGAGCACGAGCAGCTCACGGTCGATTTTCAAAAAGTGCGGGAAATCGGCGGCCTGGTGATCTACTGGGATTCCTCCAAGTTCGCCACGGCCTACGACGTCGAATTGTCCGATGACGGGAAAGAATGGACCACGGCCTATGCCGTGCGCAACGGCACGGGAAAGAAGGACCATCTCTATCTGCCCGAAGCCGAGGCCAGGTTCTTGCGGCTGCAACTCAAGAAGAGTAATGAAGGCCGCGGCTATGGCCTGCTCCGGCTGGAGGTCAAAGGCGCGGAATTCTCCGCCTCGCCGAACGCCTTTTTCACGGCGATTGCCACGGCGCCGGATATGCGGCGCGGCTATTTCCCCAGAATCTTTCTGCAGGAACAAACTTACTGGACCGTCGTCGGCGCCAGCGGTGATACCAAAGAAGCGCTGCTCAGTGAAACCGGCAGCCTCGAGGTTGATAAGGCCGGCTTCTCGCTCGAACCGTTTTTGTATGTCGATGGCCGCCTGCACACATGGAACGAGATGACGCGCAGCCAGACGCTCGAGCAGAATTATTTGCCCATTCCCTCGGTGCACTGGGAGGGGGAGAAGCTGCAGCTCACGATCACGGCCTTGGCTGCCGGCGAGGCGGGCGCTGCGCTGCTGGTGGCACGCTATCAACTCCACAACAAAAGCAGCGCAGCAGTGCCGGGCAAACTGTTCATTGCGCTGCGGCCGTTTCAAGTGCTGCCGCCCTGGCAGGAGTTGAATCTCGTCGGCGGCGTCGCGCGCCTCGACAGTCTGCGCTATGCCGGCGGCATCGTTCACGTCCAGCCGCGCAAGCGGGTGTTTCCGCTGCCGCCGCCCACCGGTTTTGGCGCTGCCGAGTTCGACCAGGGCGACATCACCGAGTATTTGCAGAACGGAGTTTTGCCGGCAAGCTCGGCGATCGGGGATCACACCGGTTTTGCCTCCGGCGCGCTGCAATATGATTTCACTCTCGCGCCGGGCGAGGTGAAAGAGGTCGCCCTGGTGGTGCCGTTCCATGAGGGCGTGGCTTCTGAAGATTGGAAAATCGAGGAGCTGCTGCAGCAGACCAGAGAATTCTGGCAAGCCAAGCTCGATAACCTCACGATTAGATTGCCGGGCGCGGTGCAGGAGCTCGTCAACACGTTCAAATCGCAAATCGCCTACATTCTGATCAATCGCGACGGCCCCGCGATTCAACCCGGCTCGCGCACTTATGAGCGCGCCTGGATTCGCGACGGCTCGCTCACTTCGACGGCGCTGCTGCAAACCGGCCATGCCGCCGAAGTGCGGGAATATCTCGATTGGTATGCGCCGCATCAATATCCCTCCGGCAAAGTGCCGTGCGTGGTCGACAGCCGCGGCGCCGATCCCGTGCCCGAGCACGACAGCCACGGCCAATTGATCTACGCGGTGATGGAATACTATCGCTTCACGCACGATCGCGAGTGGCTGCGCGGCAAATTTCCGCACGTGATCAAGGCGGTGCGTTACATTCAGGAACTGCGCCGCGAGCGCATGACCGAGCCTTATCGCACCGGCACCCCGGAACAGCGCGCCTGTTTCGGACTGGTGCCGGAATCGATCAGTCACGAAGGCTATTCCGCCAAACCCATGCATTCCTATTGGGATGATTTCTTCGTGCTGCGCGGCTTGAAGGACGCAGCCGCCATGGCTACGGTGCTCGGGGAACAGGAACTGGCGCGGGAATTTGCCGCCGAGCGTGACGATTTCCGCACATGTCTCTACAATTCGATGCGGCTGGCCATGGCGAACAAGAACATCGACTATATTCCCGGCTGCGTCGAGCTGGGCGATTTCGACGCCACCTCGACGACAGTCGGCGTGTCGCCGGTGAACGAGCTGGGCAACATTCCCGAGCCGCAATTGCGCCAGACGTTCGACAAATATTTCCAGTTCTTCGAACAGCGGCGCCGCAACGAAATCGATTGGAGCAATTACACGCCCTACGAGCACCGGCTGACCGGCACGTTCATTCACTTGTATGAGCGCGAGCGGGCGCACGCCCTGCTCGATTTTTTCATGGCCGACCGCCGGCCGCCGGGCTGGAATCATTGGGCGGAAGTCGTGTGGCGCGATCCGGACACGCCCAAAATGATCGGCGACATGCCGCACACCTGGGTCGGCTCGGATTTCATGCGTTCGCTGCGCAGCCTGTTTGTTTTCGAGCGCGAGCAGGATGAAGCGCTGGTGATTGGCGAGGGCATTCGCGAGGAATGGGTGCGCGATCCCGCCGGTGTGGCGGTGGAAAACTTGCCGACGCACTACGGCCCGCTGAATTGCCGGATGCAGATGCAGGACGGCCGGGTGATCGTCGATTTGACCGGCGATCTGCGCCTGCCGCCGGGCAAGCTGGTGGTGCGCTCGCCGCTGGCGGCCGAGCTCAAAGGTGTGCAGGTCAACGGCAAGAAGCTCGAGTCCTTCACTTCCAAGCGGATCTTCCTGCACACCTTTCCGGCGCGGTTGATATTGCGTTATGCCAAAGGCAAGTCTGGTTCATAG
- a CDS encoding sugar ABC transporter substrate-binding protein yields MLFCILAFVACQSGREERTVIKFWAMGAEGEYVQRLMPEFHRRHPEIEVKIQGIPWTAAHEKLLTAYAGNSLPDMCQLGNTWIPEFALLEALENLSAWIDSSTAVKPEHYFPGIWDTNVLEGAAFGIPWYVDTRLLFYRKDILQRAGYAHAPRTWQEWLEVSRRIKQLPGAENNYAILLPTNEWAPFVITGLQAGSSLLRDGNRYGDFSGAAFTRAFEFLMQFYRDKLAPVGITQVTNIYQGMAEGFFAMYLTGPWNIGEFRKRMPADLQDDWMTAPLPGPDEHTPGVSLAGGSSLVMFKSSRHKPHVWKLIAYLSEARQQLEFYKITGDLPAVRAAWQDTSFTNNLYVQAFYRQLEYVVPTPKIPEWEQIAMKVQQYAEMASLQRRPVAEVLAALDREIDLILEKRRWLLELKSHD; encoded by the coding sequence GTGCTGTTTTGCATTCTCGCGTTCGTTGCCTGCCAATCCGGCCGCGAAGAGCGAACCGTCATCAAGTTCTGGGCCATGGGCGCGGAAGGCGAGTACGTGCAAAGGCTCATGCCGGAATTCCACCGCCGCCACCCCGAGATCGAAGTCAAGATTCAAGGCATCCCGTGGACGGCCGCGCATGAGAAACTGCTCACCGCCTATGCCGGCAATTCCTTGCCCGACATGTGCCAGCTCGGCAACACTTGGATTCCCGAGTTCGCGCTGCTCGAGGCGCTGGAGAATCTGAGCGCCTGGATCGACAGCTCGACGGCCGTCAAGCCGGAGCATTACTTCCCCGGCATCTGGGACACTAACGTGCTGGAGGGCGCGGCTTTCGGCATTCCCTGGTATGTCGATACGCGCTTGTTGTTCTATCGCAAAGACATTCTGCAGCGGGCCGGCTATGCCCACGCGCCGCGCACCTGGCAGGAATGGCTCGAGGTCTCACGCCGCATCAAACAACTCCCGGGCGCGGAAAACAACTACGCCATCCTGCTGCCGACCAATGAATGGGCGCCGTTCGTCATCACCGGACTGCAAGCCGGCTCGAGCTTGCTGCGCGACGGCAATCGCTATGGTGATTTCAGCGGCGCAGCCTTCACCCGCGCCTTCGAATTTCTCATGCAGTTCTATCGCGACAAGCTGGCGCCGGTGGGCATCACGCAGGTTACCAACATCTATCAGGGCATGGCCGAGGGCTTTTTCGCGATGTACCTCACCGGGCCGTGGAACATCGGTGAGTTTCGCAAGCGCATGCCCGCGGACTTGCAGGATGACTGGATGACGGCGCCGCTGCCCGGCCCGGATGAACACACGCCCGGTGTGTCGCTCGCCGGCGGTTCGAGTCTGGTGATGTTCAAAAGCTCACGGCACAAGCCGCACGTCTGGAAGCTGATTGCCTATCTCTCCGAAGCGAGGCAACAGCTCGAATTCTACAAGATCACCGGCGATTTGCCCGCGGTGCGTGCGGCCTGGCAGGACACTTCGTTTACCAACAATCTCTACGTGCAAGCGTTCTATCGCCAGCTCGAATACGTAGTGCCCACGCCGAAAATTCCCGAGTGGGAGCAGATTGCGATGAAGGTGCAGCAATACGCTGAAATGGCTTCCTTGCAGCGCCGGCCGGTGGCGGAGGTGTTGGCGGCGCTCGACCGGGAAATCGATTTGATTCTGGAAAAACGACGGTGGCTGCTGGAGTTGAAATCCCATGACTGA
- a CDS encoding PAS domain S-box protein, which yields MRVISKDKSSLERRFNLFLNAFQYSTDAIILTDLQGNIIEANQAFTNLFGWTREEAVGQNTRILRAPATGDDFYRHMWQSVMARGSWVGEIVNRHKDGHEIPVLLSITPIFQDGEKIGYMGVEIDLTERKQIETQLQREREFSGSVIETANCLIVCLNLAGEITLFNRKSEEVTGYSRYEVLGKNWFEIFLLEHLRPDVSEVFEAVVRGELPSQYENYIMTRRGDERLISWSNTVIRDERHAVSGVLAIGIDITDQKRLEKQVLQTERLATIGKMAAKVAHEIRNPLSSISLNAEMLQDEISGYESMDVEEARALLRAIISEIDRMTALTEEYLQFSRLPESRLARGNLVRMIEETVEFLRHELRQKRVEVELHLQEEVGEVQFDRVQMRRALLNLIRNAAEAMPRGGKLRMRVEQRGESVIIHIEDTGIGIPQEVIGKIFEPFFTTKEVGTGLGLAIVQQIINDHGGQILCTSKVGHGTSFSIILPLDETE from the coding sequence ATGCGGGTTATCAGCAAAGACAAATCGAGCCTCGAGCGCCGCTTCAATCTCTTCCTGAATGCCTTTCAGTATTCCACTGATGCCATCATCCTCACGGATTTGCAGGGCAACATCATCGAGGCCAATCAGGCGTTCACAAATCTCTTCGGCTGGACGCGCGAAGAGGCGGTGGGTCAGAACACCCGCATCCTGCGCGCTCCGGCAACGGGCGATGATTTCTACCGGCACATGTGGCAGTCGGTCATGGCCAGGGGCAGTTGGGTGGGCGAGATCGTCAATCGTCACAAGGATGGCCATGAGATTCCGGTGCTGCTTTCGATTACTCCGATTTTTCAGGATGGCGAAAAGATCGGCTATATGGGCGTGGAGATCGATCTCACCGAAAGAAAGCAGATCGAGACGCAGCTTCAGCGTGAGCGGGAATTCTCCGGATCCGTCATCGAGACCGCCAATTGCTTGATTGTCTGCCTCAATCTCGCCGGTGAGATCACTTTGTTCAACCGCAAATCCGAAGAGGTCACCGGCTACTCCCGTTACGAAGTGCTGGGCAAGAACTGGTTCGAGATCTTTCTGCTCGAGCATTTGCGGCCGGATGTTTCCGAGGTGTTCGAAGCCGTGGTGCGAGGGGAGCTGCCTTCGCAATATGAGAATTACATCATGACCCGGCGCGGGGACGAGCGCCTGATTTCCTGGTCCAACACCGTCATCCGCGATGAACGCCATGCCGTGTCCGGCGTGCTGGCGATCGGTATCGACATTACCGATCAGAAGCGGCTGGAGAAGCAGGTGTTGCAGACCGAGCGGCTGGCGACCATCGGCAAGATGGCGGCAAAGGTGGCGCATGAGATCCGCAACCCGCTTTCCTCGATCAGCTTGAATGCCGAGATGCTGCAGGATGAAATCAGCGGCTACGAGTCGATGGACGTTGAGGAGGCGCGTGCGCTGCTGCGCGCCATCATCTCGGAGATCGACCGCATGACCGCGCTGACCGAGGAATACCTGCAGTTTTCACGGCTGCCGGAGTCGCGGCTGGCGCGCGGCAATCTCGTGCGCATGATCGAAGAGACGGTGGAGTTTCTGCGGCATGAGCTGCGGCAGAAGCGGGTGGAGGTGGAATTGCATTTGCAGGAGGAGGTGGGGGAAGTGCAGTTTGACCGCGTGCAGATGCGGCGCGCGCTGTTGAATCTCATTCGCAACGCGGCGGAAGCCATGCCCCGCGGCGGCAAGCTCCGCATGCGGGTGGAACAGCGGGGCGAAAGCGTCATTATTCACATCGAAGACACCGGCATTGGCATTCCCCAGGAAGTGATCGGCAAGATTTTCGAGCCGTTTTTCACCACCAAGGAAGTCGGCACCGGCCTGGGCCTGGCGATCGTACAGCAGATTATCAATGACCATGGCGGCCAGATTCTCTGTACCAGCAAGGTCGGCCACGGCACCTCGTTTTCCATCATCCTTCCATTGGACGAAACCGAGTGA